The proteins below are encoded in one region of Macadamia integrifolia cultivar HAES 741 unplaced genomic scaffold, SCU_Mint_v3 scaffold585, whole genome shotgun sequence:
- the LOC122069344 gene encoding uncharacterized protein LOC122069344: protein MALRKIVRDNDPDFLCLDELMIDVNKCPTRYFRKLGFEVDVICNTRRENIPNLWLLWKRGIPKPSIFSSSDQQISVHKLKRLRPIIKTWARENFPNFEIELVRTREALDQIQAQIELQGMDDSLFGQEADAKSAYLVAMKNHEKLWAEKSRIRWLKEGDRNSKFFHLYTKVKRAKNTIRRVKKIDESIISDRGDLACYMSKFYEDFQKRVLVTDHLDLLDAIPRLIDEVNLLSLDLIPGPNEIKRAVWDLDPDSSPGPYVSHSVLTEPGQ, encoded by the exons ATGGCCCTGAGGAAAATTGTAAGAGATAACGACCCAGACTTTCTCTGCCTGGACGAACTGATGATTGATGTGAACAAGTGCCCAACTCGTTACTTCAGAAAATTGGGCTTTGAAGTAGACGTCATCTGCAATACCAGAAGAGAAAATATTCCAAATCTATGGCTGCTCTGGAAGCGAGGTATTCCTAAACCTTCAATTTTTTCTAGTTCTGATCAGCAAATTTCAGTTCAT AAGCTAAAAAGGCTGAGGCCGATCATTAAAACCTGGGCtagggaaaattttccaaacttTGAGATTGAACTGGTCAGAACGAGAGAGGCTTTGGACCAGATACAAGCTCAAATTGAGTTGCAGGGAATGGACGACTCCCTCTTTGGGCAAGAAGCCGATGCAAAATCTGCCTATTTGGTTGCcatgaaaaatcatgaaaaattatgggctGAAAAGTCAAGGATTAGATGGCTGAAGGAGGGAGATCGTAACTCCAAGTTTTTTCACCTCTACACAAAAGTTAAGAGAGCCAAAAACACTATTCGAAGAGTCAAAAAAATTGATGAGTCTATAATTTCTGACAGAGGTGATTTAGCTTGCTACATGTCCAAATTCTATGAAGATTTTCAGAAGAGAGTTCTAGTGACAGATCATCTAGATTTGCTCGATGCTATCCCAAGGCTTATTGATGAGGTGAATCTTCTATCTCTAGATTTGATCCCAGGTCCAAATGAGATAAAGCGTGCAGTGTGGGATCTGGATCCTGACAGTTCACCAGGTCCATATGTGTCACACTCCGttctcactgaaccgggccagtga
- the LOC122069337 gene encoding uncharacterized protein LOC122069337 produces the protein MAASMRSFFYAILILNLLGKGLCQCSLKSLTVSQDKTGKMVGGEAEYEVTVSNTCYCTQTSVTLSCPGFSAVKSIDTSVLTVNGNTCTLTQPLYGSKSVSFKYASGTPFTFTLASSQIACS, from the exons ATGGCAGCTTCAATGAGATCCTTCTTCTATGCAATTCTCATCCTCAATCTCCTTGGGAAGG GTTTGTGCCAATGCAGCTTGAAAAGCCTCACAGTTTCACAAGATAAAACTGGGAAGATGGTAGGAGGGGAAGCTGAGTATGAGGTGACAGTGAGTAACACCTGCTATTGCACCCAAACTAGTGTGACATTGAGCTGTCCAGGATTTTCTGCAGTGAAGAGCATCGACACTTCAGTCTTAACAGTGAATGGGAATACATGCACACTTACACAGCCCTTGTATGGTTCCAAATCAGTTAGTTTCAAATATGCATCGGGCACTCCCTTTACCTTTACTCTGGCCAGCTCCCAGATTGCCTGCTCTTGA
- the LOC122069345 gene encoding secreted RxLR effector protein 78-like, with protein MAERLSCLLPRLMSEEQGAFQKGNIISANIGLASELANLLHTSVRGGGMGIKVDVQKAYDTLSWNFLFAVLKKFGFSNVWLSWNHEILISSRISILFNGGPVGFFGVERGLRQEDPISPMLFILAEEVLCRGLNGLLKEGENKGSPWAERGYGS; from the coding sequence ATGGCTGAGCGGCTTTCTTGTCTCCTCCCTCGCTTGATGTCAGAAGAACAAGGGGCATTCCAAAAGGGCAATATAATTTCAGCAAACATTGGCTTGGCATCGGAGCTGGCAAACTTGTTACACACCTCTGTTAGGGGCGGTGGTATGGGGATCAAGGTGGATGTGCAAAAGGCCTACGACACGTTGTCATGGAACTTCCTCTTTGCGGTGTTGAAGAAGTTTGGCTTCTCAAATGTATGGTTGAGCTGGAATCATGAGATTTTGATTTCTTCTagaatttctattttgtttaatGGTGGTCCAGTTGGCTTCTTCGGTGTGGAGCGGGGTTTGAGGCAAGAAGATCCAATTTCCCCTATGCTATTCATCTTAGCAGAGGAAGTTCTATGTAGGGGTTTGAATGGTTTATTGAAGGAGGGGGAAAATAAAGGCTCTCCTTGGGCCGAAAGGGGCTATGGTTCCTAG